From a single Okeanomitos corallinicola TIOX110 genomic region:
- the gshB gene encoding glutathione synthase — translation MKLAFIIDPIHQLDPCHDTSVALMEAAQILGHEVWITQANWLNVVDSKAWAVLQQVELVPVQLSQGSWISANPWYKLSSSVFTALESMDAVFMRTDPPVNDSYLYATYILDYIDQTKTLVINHPNGIRRANEKMYALQFVECIPTTIVSAEKQIIREFVEAQGATVLKPLGNKAGEGILFLQAGDRNFNSIVELSTLQGRVPVMVQKYLPEAKEGDKRIILLNGEPIGALNRLSSGSDFRNNMATGGTVAKTEITPREQEICASLAEKLRQEGLIFVGIDVIGGYLTEVNVTSPTGIREIDRLDGTHLAHQVIQWLEQKQ, via the coding sequence GTGAAACTGGCTTTTATTATTGATCCCATCCATCAACTTGATCCATGTCATGATACGAGTGTTGCATTGATGGAAGCCGCACAAATTCTCGGTCATGAAGTGTGGATCACTCAGGCCAACTGGTTAAATGTTGTGGATAGCAAAGCTTGGGCTGTACTACAGCAGGTAGAACTTGTACCTGTGCAGTTATCCCAAGGAAGTTGGATATCGGCAAATCCTTGGTATAAGTTAAGCTCAAGTGTCTTTACTGCTTTGGAATCAATGGACGCTGTATTTATGCGGACAGATCCACCAGTTAATGATTCTTACCTCTATGCCACCTATATTTTGGATTACATTGACCAAACTAAAACATTGGTAATTAATCATCCCAATGGAATTAGAAGGGCAAATGAAAAAATGTATGCTCTTCAGTTTGTTGAATGTATTCCCACAACAATAGTTAGTGCTGAAAAGCAAATTATCCGCGAATTTGTAGAAGCTCAGGGGGCAACAGTTCTCAAACCTTTGGGGAATAAAGCTGGGGAGGGGATTTTATTTTTGCAAGCTGGCGATCGCAATTTTAATTCTATTGTTGAATTAAGCACCCTTCAAGGTCGAGTACCTGTGATGGTACAAAAATATTTACCGGAGGCGAAGGAAGGAGACAAGCGAATTATCTTACTCAATGGCGAACCCATAGGAGCGCTGAATCGCCTTTCTAGCGGTAGTGATTTTCGCAATAATATGGCAACTGGTGGAACAGTCGCAAAAACCGAAATTACCCCTAGAGAGCAAGAAATTTGCGCCTCATTAGCCGAAAAACTGCGTCAAGAAGGGTTAATTTTTGTAGGTATTGACGTAATTGGTGGCTACCTCACAGAAGTCAACGTTACTAGTCCTACAGGTATTCGGGAAATTGACCGCTTAGATGGTACTCACCTTGCTCATCAGGTGATTCAATGGCTAGAACAAAAGCAGTAG
- the grxC gene encoding glutaredoxin 3 has protein sequence MTAKVEIYTWTTCPFCIRAKNLLLNKGIDFLEYNIDGDEVARNKMAQRANGKRSVPQIFINDDHIGGCDDMYALERQSKLDALLTGNKV, from the coding sequence ATGACTGCAAAAGTAGAAATTTACACTTGGACTACTTGCCCATTTTGTATTCGTGCCAAAAACCTATTGTTAAACAAAGGTATTGATTTTCTGGAATACAACATTGATGGCGATGAGGTAGCAAGAAATAAAATGGCTCAAAGGGCAAACGGTAAACGTTCTGTACCCCAAATTTTCATCAATGATGATCATATTGGTGGTTGTGATGATATGTACGCCTTAGAGCGTCAAAGTAAACTGGATGCTTTGCTAACTGGTAATAAAGTTTAG